A genomic window from Nocardioides jiangxiensis includes:
- a CDS encoding molybdopterin oxidoreductase family protein, whose translation MSTTTHCPYCSLQCGMRLTRPEGKRASVEVSEWAEFPVNQGAMCRKGFTSAQLLKNPERLTTPLIRDEVTGEYRGASWEDALDYVAGRLADLREEHGPDAVGIFGGGGLTNEKAYQLGKFARVAVGTSQIDYNGRWCMSSAANAGIRAFGVDRGLPFPLADIEQTDVLVLVGSNMAETMPPAARHLNALRERGGKVIVIDPRKTSTATNADIVLQPVPGSDLALAQSLLHLVIGNGHVDEEYVAARTTGWDAVKASVMAWWPERGERVTGISAHELREVAELLGTSEKVMILTARGAEQQAQGADTVVAWINIALALGMPGKKYAGYGCLTGQGNGQGGREHGQKADQLPGYRMIDDPAAREHVAGVWGVDPATLPGKGRSAYELLDALGQEDGPKALLVFGSNIIVSAPNANHVGERLDALDLLVVCDMVMSETAARADVILPITQWAEESGTMTNLEGRVILRQQAITPPAGVRSDLEIISGLAERLKSPVTFSTDVEEIFAELGRASAGGKADYSGITYDLIRSQKGVFWPAPAGVAGEDGTVGTERLFADRFFTPDGRANFIAVEHGGPAEEPDADFPLYLTTGRVLAQYQSGAQTRRIKDLPDDGAFVEMHRSLARRSGLVDGMSVTLETRRGVMVAPVRVTTTIRPDTVFVPFHWVGANKLTNDALDPYSRMPEFKVCAARIATSEGAATA comes from the coding sequence ATGAGCACCACCACCCACTGCCCCTACTGCTCGCTGCAGTGCGGCATGCGCCTGACCCGCCCGGAGGGGAAGCGTGCCTCGGTCGAGGTCTCGGAGTGGGCGGAGTTCCCGGTCAACCAGGGCGCCATGTGCCGCAAGGGCTTCACCTCGGCCCAGCTGCTGAAGAACCCCGAGCGCCTGACCACGCCGCTCATCCGGGACGAGGTCACGGGGGAGTACCGCGGGGCGTCGTGGGAGGACGCCCTCGACTACGTCGCCGGTCGTCTCGCGGACCTCCGCGAGGAGCACGGCCCGGACGCGGTCGGCATCTTCGGCGGAGGCGGCCTGACCAACGAGAAGGCCTACCAGCTCGGCAAGTTCGCGCGCGTCGCGGTGGGCACGTCACAGATCGACTACAACGGTCGCTGGTGCATGAGCTCTGCGGCCAATGCCGGCATCCGCGCCTTCGGCGTGGACCGCGGCCTGCCCTTCCCGCTGGCCGACATCGAGCAGACCGACGTGCTCGTCCTGGTCGGCTCCAACATGGCCGAGACCATGCCGCCCGCGGCGCGACACCTCAACGCCCTGCGGGAGCGCGGTGGCAAGGTCATCGTGATCGACCCGCGCAAGACATCGACCGCCACGAACGCCGACATCGTGCTGCAGCCGGTGCCCGGCTCGGACCTCGCGCTCGCACAGTCGCTGCTGCACCTCGTCATCGGCAACGGCCACGTCGACGAGGAGTACGTCGCGGCGCGTACCACCGGCTGGGACGCCGTCAAGGCGTCGGTCATGGCCTGGTGGCCCGAGCGGGGCGAGCGCGTCACCGGCATCTCCGCGCACGAGCTGCGGGAGGTCGCCGAGCTGCTCGGCACCTCCGAGAAGGTGATGATCCTGACCGCCCGTGGCGCGGAGCAGCAGGCACAGGGCGCGGACACGGTCGTGGCCTGGATCAACATCGCGCTGGCTCTCGGCATGCCCGGCAAGAAGTACGCCGGCTACGGCTGCCTCACCGGGCAGGGCAACGGCCAGGGCGGTCGCGAGCACGGCCAGAAGGCGGACCAGCTCCCGGGCTACCGGATGATCGACGACCCGGCCGCGCGCGAGCACGTCGCCGGCGTGTGGGGCGTCGACCCGGCCACTCTCCCGGGCAAGGGCCGCTCGGCGTACGAGCTGCTCGACGCGCTGGGCCAGGAGGACGGTCCCAAGGCGCTGCTCGTCTTCGGCTCCAACATCATCGTCAGTGCGCCCAACGCCAACCACGTGGGGGAGCGCCTGGACGCCCTGGACCTCCTGGTCGTGTGCGACATGGTGATGAGCGAGACCGCGGCCCGTGCCGACGTCATCCTGCCGATCACGCAGTGGGCGGAGGAGAGCGGCACGATGACCAACCTCGAGGGCCGGGTGATCCTGCGCCAGCAGGCGATCACGCCGCCGGCCGGCGTACGCAGCGACCTCGAGATCATCAGCGGCCTCGCGGAGCGGCTGAAGTCACCGGTCACGTTCTCGACCGACGTCGAGGAGATCTTCGCCGAGCTGGGTCGTGCGAGCGCCGGTGGCAAGGCCGACTACTCGGGGATCACCTACGACCTGATCCGTTCGCAGAAGGGTGTCTTCTGGCCGGCGCCCGCGGGTGTCGCCGGGGAGGACGGCACCGTCGGTACCGAGCGCCTCTTCGCCGACCGCTTCTTCACGCCCGACGGGCGTGCGAACTTCATCGCCGTCGAGCACGGGGGTCCCGCCGAGGAACCGGACGCGGACTTCCCGCTCTACCTCACCACCGGCCGCGTGCTCGCGCAGTACCAGTCCGGTGCACAGACCCGCCGGATCAAGGACCTCCCCGACGACGGCGCCTTCGTGGAGATGCACCGGTCGCTGGCGCGACGTTCCGGTCTGGTCGACGGAATGTCGGTCACGCTGGAGACGCGTCGTGGTGTCATGGTGGCTCCCGTCAGGGTCACGACCACCATCCGCCCGGACACGGTCTTCGTGCCGTTCCACTGGGTGGGGGCCAACAAGCTGACGAACGACGCGCTCGACCCCTACTCCCGGATGCCGGAGTTCAAGGTCTGCGCGGCCCGGATCGCGACGTCGGAAGGTGCGGCAACAGCATGA
- a CDS encoding MFS transporter, with amino-acid sequence MTPSLLSPPQARAAVPAGGTRIDEWHPEDEAYWAAVGRTVARRNLACSILAEHVGFSVWLLFSVLAAYLPFQGFDFSVAQLFGLVALPNLVGALLRLPYTFLLGRLGGRTWTTVKTALLLLPTLSFAYAVQHPGTPYIAFVGIALLVGLGGGGFASSMANINFFFPASAKGLALGLNAAGGNLGGAVMQFVVPMVVGAGGCFGLVKGGVLHLQVAAYLYAGLATLAAVLAYRNMNNLRDVKSSPRAVLALFGHRHTWVMALLYIGTFGSFIGYAAAMPLLIRLNFSVIDPATAQVVGIHFAWYAFIGALVGALFRPVGGWLADRLGGARVTLWAFLAMILGTVGVLATLAQVVPNPAKDPAIALGNQHLFVWFLASFTFIFAATGIGNGSTYRMIPLIWRHKHTAGAETPEEHEAGVVRATKEASAVIGIAGAVGALGGFLIPMAFGAPWVADPFAAVRTAFVAFAGYYVFCLALTWFVFTRKHVLTDRIPSLAHARI; translated from the coding sequence GTGACGCCGTCGCTGCTCAGCCCGCCGCAGGCCCGTGCGGCCGTCCCCGCTGGTGGCACGCGGATCGACGAGTGGCACCCCGAGGACGAGGCCTACTGGGCGGCGGTCGGCCGCACGGTGGCGCGCCGCAACCTCGCCTGCTCCATCCTCGCCGAGCACGTCGGCTTCTCGGTCTGGCTGCTGTTCTCGGTGCTGGCGGCCTACCTGCCGTTCCAGGGGTTCGACTTCTCGGTCGCCCAGCTCTTCGGCCTGGTCGCCCTGCCGAACCTGGTCGGCGCGCTGCTCCGCCTGCCGTACACGTTCCTCCTGGGCCGTCTCGGCGGTCGCACCTGGACCACCGTGAAGACCGCGCTGCTGCTCCTGCCGACGCTCTCCTTCGCGTACGCCGTGCAGCACCCGGGCACTCCATACATCGCCTTCGTCGGCATCGCTCTGCTGGTGGGCCTCGGTGGCGGCGGCTTCGCCTCCTCGATGGCCAACATCAACTTCTTCTTCCCGGCGAGCGCCAAGGGCCTCGCGCTCGGCCTCAACGCGGCGGGTGGCAACCTCGGCGGCGCCGTCATGCAGTTCGTCGTGCCGATGGTGGTCGGCGCGGGCGGCTGCTTCGGCCTGGTCAAGGGAGGCGTGCTGCACCTGCAGGTCGCGGCCTACCTGTACGCCGGCCTCGCGACGCTCGCGGCGGTGCTCGCGTACCGGAACATGAACAACCTCCGCGACGTGAAGTCGAGCCCGCGGGCGGTGCTGGCCCTCTTCGGCCACAGGCACACGTGGGTGATGGCGCTGCTGTACATCGGCACCTTCGGCTCGTTCATCGGGTACGCCGCGGCGATGCCCCTGCTGATCCGCCTCAACTTCTCGGTGATCGACCCCGCGACCGCTCAGGTCGTGGGCATCCACTTCGCCTGGTACGCGTTCATCGGCGCCCTCGTGGGCGCGCTGTTCCGCCCGGTCGGCGGCTGGCTCGCCGACCGCCTCGGCGGCGCACGGGTCACCTTGTGGGCGTTCCTGGCGATGATCCTCGGCACCGTCGGCGTCCTGGCGACGCTCGCGCAGGTCGTGCCGAACCCGGCCAAGGACCCCGCGATCGCGCTCGGCAACCAGCACCTGTTCGTGTGGTTCCTGGCGAGCTTCACCTTCATCTTCGCCGCGACCGGCATCGGCAACGGCTCGACGTACCGGATGATCCCGCTCATCTGGCGCCACAAGCACACCGCCGGCGCCGAGACGCCGGAGGAGCACGAAGCCGGCGTCGTCCGTGCCACCAAGGAGGCCTCCGCGGTCATCGGGATCGCCGGTGCGGTCGGTGCCCTGGGCGGCTTCCTGATCCCGATGGCGTTCGGCGCGCCGTGGGTGGCTGACCCGTTCGCGGCGGTCCGGACGGCGTTCGTGGCCTTCGCGGGCTACTACGTGTTCTGCCTCGCCCTGACCTGGTTCGTGTTCACGCGCAAGCACGTCCTCACCGACCGCATCCCGAGCCTGGCGCACGCCCGCATCTGA
- a CDS encoding MFS transporter, producing the protein MSTTEYTAPPAVVTAKGGTWIEDWRPEDESFWANGGKAIAKRNLLWSIFAEHLGFSVWLLWSVSAALLAKQGFVFTPQQLFFLVAVPNLVGSLIRIPYTFAVGKFGGRNWTVISALLLLIPTVLYVVAVQNPDTPFWAFILIAATAGFGGGNFASSMANINFFYPAAEKGKALGLNAAGGNLGVAIIQFFLPIIVGAGGAFGLFKLATKMVDGKKVPDVHLEYAGFLYIALALVAAGAAFFFMNNLREAKSSPKDLLPVLKQKHTWVMSFLYIGTFGSFIGYSAAMPLLIKINFFRQPVPTAEPLGINFVYYAFLGALVGSVARPVGGVLADKFGGAKVTLYTFIAMILGTLGIYWSLTGLTPVPVPPADVLAGWVADPSTFPGYKPEVVAAVNENKHHFGLFLGFFLFVFAATGIGNGSTYRMIPLIQKHHAVESTEEGTPERHAALLKATKQASGVIGIAGAIGAIGGFLIPITFGSPWVTDPVAACKTAFLIFTAFYAVCLVVTWFNYIRKGGKSLGHADI; encoded by the coding sequence GTGAGCACTACCGAATACACGGCCCCGCCGGCCGTCGTGACCGCCAAGGGCGGCACCTGGATCGAGGACTGGCGTCCTGAGGACGAGTCCTTCTGGGCCAACGGTGGCAAGGCCATCGCCAAGCGCAACCTCCTCTGGTCCATCTTCGCCGAGCACCTCGGCTTCTCGGTCTGGCTGCTGTGGAGCGTCAGTGCGGCGCTCCTCGCGAAGCAGGGCTTCGTGTTCACGCCGCAGCAGCTGTTCTTCCTGGTCGCGGTGCCGAACCTCGTCGGCTCCCTGATCCGCATCCCCTACACCTTCGCGGTGGGCAAGTTCGGCGGTCGCAACTGGACCGTCATCAGCGCGCTCCTGCTGCTCATCCCGACCGTCCTGTACGTCGTCGCGGTGCAGAACCCGGACACGCCGTTCTGGGCGTTCATCCTGATCGCCGCGACCGCCGGCTTCGGTGGCGGCAACTTCGCCTCGTCGATGGCGAACATCAACTTCTTCTACCCCGCGGCGGAGAAGGGCAAGGCCCTCGGCCTCAACGCGGCCGGCGGCAACCTCGGCGTCGCGATCATCCAGTTCTTCCTGCCGATCATCGTCGGTGCGGGCGGTGCGTTCGGCCTCTTCAAGCTGGCCACGAAGATGGTCGACGGCAAGAAGGTCCCGGACGTCCACCTCGAGTACGCCGGCTTCCTCTACATCGCTCTCGCGCTCGTCGCTGCCGGCGCTGCGTTCTTCTTCATGAACAACCTGCGTGAGGCGAAGTCCTCGCCGAAGGACCTCCTGCCGGTCCTGAAGCAGAAGCACACCTGGGTGATGTCGTTCCTCTACATCGGCACCTTCGGCTCGTTCATCGGCTACTCCGCCGCGATGCCGCTGCTGATCAAGATCAACTTCTTCCGCCAGCCGGTGCCGACCGCCGAGCCGCTCGGCATCAACTTCGTCTACTACGCTTTCCTCGGTGCGCTCGTCGGCTCCGTCGCCCGCCCCGTCGGCGGCGTCCTGGCCGACAAGTTCGGTGGCGCGAAGGTCACGCTCTACACCTTCATCGCGATGATCCTGGGCACGCTCGGCATCTACTGGTCGCTCACCGGACTCACGCCGGTCCCGGTCCCGCCGGCCGACGTCCTCGCGGGCTGGGTCGCCGACCCGTCGACCTTCCCGGGCTACAAGCCGGAGGTCGTGGCGGCGGTCAACGAGAACAAGCACCACTTCGGTCTCTTCCTCGGCTTCTTCCTCTTCGTCTTCGCCGCCACCGGTATCGGCAACGGCTCGACGTACCGGATGATCCCGCTCATCCAGAAGCACCACGCGGTCGAGTCCACCGAGGAGGGCACGCCGGAGCGTCACGCGGCGCTGCTCAAGGCGACGAAGCAGGCCTCGGGTGTCATCGGCATCGCCGGCGCCATCGGTGCCATCGGTGGCTTCCTGATCCCGATCACTTTCGGCTCGCCGTGGGTCACCGACCCGGTCGCGGCCTGCAAGACGGCCTTCCTGATCTTCACGGCCTTCTACGCGGTCTGCCTGGTCGTCACCTGGTTCAACTACATCCGCAAGGGTGGCAAGTCCCTCGGTCACGCCGACATCTGA
- a CDS encoding CarD family transcriptional regulator: MTFTVGETVVYPNHGAAVIEDIEYRTIKGEERQYLVLRIVAQQDLVVRVPSCNLDLVGVRDVVDKQGLDRVFSILRAAHVEEPTNWSRRYKANLEKLHSGDVMKVSEVVRDLWRRERDRGLSAGEKRMLAKARQILVSELALCENTNEDKAEALLDEVLAS, encoded by the coding sequence ATGACTTTCACCGTCGGCGAAACGGTTGTCTACCCGAATCACGGGGCGGCCGTCATCGAGGACATCGAGTACCGCACCATCAAGGGTGAAGAGCGGCAGTACCTGGTCCTTCGCATCGTCGCACAGCAGGACCTCGTCGTCCGCGTGCCGTCGTGCAACCTGGACCTGGTCGGCGTTCGTGACGTCGTGGACAAGCAGGGTCTTGACCGCGTCTTCAGCATCCTGCGTGCGGCGCACGTGGAGGAGCCGACCAACTGGTCGCGCCGCTACAAGGCCAACCTGGAGAAGCTGCACTCGGGCGACGTCATGAAGGTGTCGGAGGTCGTGCGCGACCTGTGGCGCCGCGAGCGTGACCGCGGCCTGTCGGCCGGCGAGAAGCGGATGCTGGCCAAGGCGCGCCAGATCCTCGTCTCCGAGCTGGCGCTCTGCGAGAACACCAACGAGGACAAGGCCGAGGCCCTCCTCGACGAGGTGCTCGCTTCCTGA
- a CDS encoding UbiA family prenyltransferase, protein MSAKSIRLPRKRAAAPRPGRATRRLRLPARADLARSLPVSLFRASHPRQAGLTALFVAAGAALAGRSFGQVFLVFVTVLTGQAILGWHNDLVDVARDRRHQFPGKPIAQGVVDHGSVWFALTVAVLLVVPLSVANGVIAGATHLFIIGIGLVTNSGVLRRTRFSYLPWMLSFALWPAFLSYGGAHGTEGGDPPSILLTVLAALLGLGVHVLVSLPGLVTDNADGIRHFPLVVALRTGAPRLLLIAGIWTGVVGVGILITGATLGVAR, encoded by the coding sequence ATGTCCGCCAAGTCGATCCGGCTCCCCCGCAAGCGTGCTGCGGCACCGCGTCCCGGCCGCGCCACGCGGCGCCTGCGCCTGCCCGCGCGCGCCGACCTCGCTCGCAGCCTCCCGGTCAGCCTGTTCCGCGCCAGCCACCCCCGGCAGGCCGGCCTGACCGCACTCTTCGTCGCCGCTGGAGCAGCCCTGGCCGGCCGCTCGTTCGGCCAGGTCTTCCTTGTCTTCGTCACCGTGCTCACGGGCCAGGCGATCCTCGGCTGGCACAACGACCTGGTCGACGTGGCCCGCGACCGACGCCACCAGTTCCCCGGCAAGCCGATCGCCCAGGGCGTCGTCGACCACGGCTCGGTGTGGTTCGCCCTCACCGTCGCCGTGCTGCTCGTCGTCCCCCTGTCCGTCGCGAACGGTGTGATCGCGGGAGCGACCCACCTGTTCATCATCGGCATCGGCCTGGTGACCAACTCCGGCGTGCTCCGGCGTACGCGCTTCTCGTACCTGCCCTGGATGCTGAGCTTCGCCCTCTGGCCGGCCTTCCTCTCCTACGGCGGCGCCCACGGCACCGAGGGAGGCGACCCTCCGTCGATCCTGCTGACCGTGCTGGCCGCCCTGCTCGGACTGGGGGTCCATGTGCTCGTCTCGCTGCCCGGCCTGGTGACCGACAACGCCGACGGGATCCGGCACTTCCCGCTCGTCGTGGCCCTGCGGACCGGGGCCCCGCGCCTGCTCCTGATCGCGGGCATCTGGACCGGCGTGGTCGGAGTGGGCATTCTCATCACGGGCGCCACCCTCGGCGTGGCCCGCTGA
- a CDS encoding phosphoglyceromutase, translating into MTYTLVLLRHGESEWNALNLSTGWVDVPLSEKGFAEAVNGGQLLADAGVLPDVVHTSLLRRAIATAAVALDKADRHWIPVRRDWRLNERHYGALQGKNKSETLQKFGEEQFQLWRRSYDVPPPELADDDQYSQVGDPRYADIDVPRTECLKDVVARLVPYWEEAIVPDLKAGKTVLVTAHGNSLRALVKHLDGISDDDIAALNIPTAQPLVYRLDESLKPLVPGGEYLDPEAAAAAAAAVANQGR; encoded by the coding sequence ATGACGTACACCCTCGTCCTGCTCCGCCACGGCGAGAGCGAGTGGAACGCGCTGAACCTGTCCACCGGCTGGGTCGACGTACCGCTCAGCGAGAAGGGCTTCGCCGAGGCCGTCAACGGCGGCCAGCTCCTCGCTGACGCCGGCGTCCTGCCGGACGTCGTCCACACGTCGCTGCTGCGCCGCGCCATCGCGACGGCCGCGGTCGCCCTCGACAAGGCCGACCGCCACTGGATCCCGGTCCGCCGCGACTGGCGCCTCAACGAGCGTCACTACGGCGCGCTCCAGGGCAAGAACAAGTCCGAGACGCTCCAGAAGTTCGGCGAGGAGCAGTTCCAGCTGTGGCGCCGTTCCTACGACGTCCCGCCGCCGGAGCTCGCCGACGACGACCAGTACTCCCAGGTCGGCGACCCGCGCTACGCGGACATCGACGTGCCGAGGACCGAGTGCCTCAAGGACGTCGTCGCGCGCCTCGTGCCCTACTGGGAGGAGGCGATCGTCCCCGACCTGAAGGCCGGCAAGACGGTCCTCGTCACCGCCCACGGCAACTCCCTGCGCGCGCTGGTGAAGCACCTCGACGGCATCTCCGACGACGACATCGCGGCGCTCAACATCCCGACGGCCCAGCCGCTGGTCTACCGCCTGGACGAGTCGCTGAAGCCGCTGGTCCCCGGTGGCGAGTACCTCGACCCGGAGGCCGCTGCCGCCGCTGCTGCGGCGGTCGCGAACCAGGGTCGCTGA
- the phoU gene encoding phosphate signaling complex protein PhoU has product MRHHFSEQLDLVFDELAELCVTVQIAVRQATEALLAGDGAAAERVISGDLDVDERRDRVEDRCFRILSLQQPVAGDLRTVVAALRMGSEIERSGDLAVHVAKVARLRVPGVAVPDELTPVVFRMSEIAVDMMGRTASIVAERDIAGLVALRALDDEMDDLRATLLQQIVGPGWSHGVEPAVDLALLSRYYERIGDHAVSVAKRVDYVITGERP; this is encoded by the coding sequence ATGCGTCACCACTTCTCCGAGCAGCTCGACCTCGTCTTCGACGAGCTCGCCGAGCTGTGCGTCACCGTCCAGATCGCCGTCCGCCAGGCCACCGAGGCACTGCTCGCAGGAGACGGCGCCGCTGCCGAGCGCGTCATCAGTGGCGACCTCGACGTCGACGAGCGCCGCGACCGCGTCGAGGACCGCTGCTTCCGCATCCTCTCGCTGCAGCAGCCCGTGGCCGGCGACCTGCGGACGGTGGTCGCCGCGCTCCGGATGGGCTCCGAGATCGAGCGGTCCGGCGACCTCGCCGTGCACGTCGCGAAGGTGGCCCGGCTCCGCGTCCCCGGTGTCGCGGTGCCCGACGAGCTGACGCCCGTGGTCTTCCGGATGTCGGAGATCGCCGTGGACATGATGGGCCGGACCGCGTCGATCGTCGCCGAGCGCGACATCGCGGGCCTCGTCGCGCTGCGGGCGCTCGACGACGAGATGGACGACCTGCGTGCCACGCTGCTGCAGCAGATCGTCGGTCCGGGCTGGAGCCACGGTGTCGAGCCCGCCGTGGACCTCGCGCTCCTGAGCCGCTACTACGAGCGGATCGGCGACCACGCCGTCTCCGTCGCCAAGCGTGTCGACTACGTGATCACCGGCGAGCGCCCCTGA
- a CDS encoding sensor histidine kinase — MNPELLQAILAASAGFAVGGGGVLAWHYSERAQSREPQAPALVVPPGVTSVLSVLRSSAVVVDDQDVVLKASAPAYAFGLVHGSGISDEQLADLIRQVRRDGQIREAELELRMGTRNQVRHVTARVAPLGSRLVLALLEDRTRERRVDSIRRDFVANVSHELKTPVGAIKLLSEAVHDASDDPEAVERFAGRMLKESDRLTHLVQQIIDLSRLQGDEPVAQPEPVSVDEIIAVAIDTSAIDAQAKGISVVAGGDAGLLLSGSKDQLTIAVSNLVANAVNYSREGSTVAVAARGLADTIEISVTDQGIGIPAGDLDRIFERFYRVDPARHRSTGGTGLGLSIVKHVAATHGGEIKVWSVEGQGSTFTLSLPRSVPHQEESS; from the coding sequence GTGAATCCGGAGCTGCTGCAGGCGATCCTCGCCGCATCCGCGGGCTTCGCCGTCGGCGGCGGCGGCGTCCTGGCCTGGCACTATAGCGAGCGGGCCCAGTCGCGCGAGCCGCAGGCGCCGGCCCTCGTCGTCCCCCCGGGGGTGACGTCGGTGCTCTCCGTCCTGCGGTCCAGCGCCGTGGTCGTCGACGACCAGGACGTCGTCCTCAAGGCCAGCGCGCCGGCGTACGCGTTCGGGCTCGTGCACGGCAGCGGCATCAGCGACGAGCAGCTCGCGGACCTGATCCGCCAGGTCCGGCGCGACGGCCAGATCCGCGAGGCCGAGCTCGAGCTCCGGATGGGCACCCGCAACCAGGTCCGCCACGTCACCGCCCGGGTCGCCCCGCTCGGCTCCCGCCTCGTGCTGGCGCTGCTCGAGGACCGCACGCGCGAGCGCCGCGTCGACTCGATCCGCCGCGACTTCGTCGCCAACGTCAGCCACGAGCTCAAGACCCCCGTCGGCGCCATCAAGCTGCTCAGTGAGGCGGTCCACGACGCATCCGACGACCCGGAGGCGGTCGAGCGCTTCGCGGGCCGGATGCTCAAGGAGAGCGACCGGCTCACGCACCTGGTGCAGCAGATCATCGACCTGTCCCGCCTCCAGGGCGACGAGCCGGTCGCGCAGCCCGAGCCGGTGTCGGTCGACGAGATCATCGCGGTCGCCATCGACACCAGCGCGATCGACGCGCAGGCCAAGGGCATCTCGGTCGTGGCCGGCGGCGACGCGGGCCTGCTGCTCAGCGGCAGCAAGGACCAGCTCACCATCGCCGTGAGCAACCTCGTCGCGAACGCCGTCAACTACTCCCGCGAGGGCTCGACCGTCGCCGTGGCTGCCCGTGGCCTGGCCGACACCATCGAGATCTCCGTGACCGACCAGGGCATCGGCATCCCCGCCGGGGACCTGGACCGCATCTTCGAGCGGTTCTACCGCGTCGACCCGGCACGGCACCGCTCCACCGGCGGCACCGGACTGGGTCTGTCCATCGTCAAGCACGTCGCCGCCACCCATGGCGGCGAGATCAAGGTCTGGTCCGTCGAGGGGCAGGGATCCACCTTCACCCTGTCCCTCCCCCGTTCCGTCCCCCACCAGGAGGAGAGCTCATGA
- a CDS encoding response regulator transcription factor has translation MTRVLVVEDEESYIDALTYMLRKEGFEVAVATNGNDALTEFDRNGADIVLLDLMLPGLPGTEVCRQIRQTSSVPVIMVSAKDDEVDKVVGLELGADDYVTKPYSPRELVARIRAVLRRGADTGDLAPQTLEAGPVRMDVERHVVTVDGVDTRLPLKEFELLEMFLRNPGRVLTRGQLIDRVWGSDYVGDTKTLDVHVKRLRAKLEPDPSEPKFLVTVRGLGYKLDL, from the coding sequence ATGACCCGCGTACTCGTCGTCGAGGACGAAGAGAGCTACATCGACGCCCTGACGTACATGCTGCGCAAGGAAGGGTTCGAGGTCGCCGTCGCCACCAACGGCAACGACGCGCTGACCGAGTTCGACCGCAACGGCGCCGACATCGTCCTTCTCGACCTCATGCTCCCGGGGCTGCCCGGCACCGAGGTGTGCCGCCAGATCCGGCAGACCTCGTCGGTGCCGGTGATCATGGTCAGCGCCAAGGACGACGAGGTCGACAAGGTCGTCGGGCTCGAGCTCGGCGCCGACGACTACGTCACCAAGCCCTACTCGCCACGCGAGCTGGTGGCGCGCATCCGCGCGGTCCTGCGCCGTGGTGCCGACACGGGAGACCTCGCTCCGCAGACCCTCGAGGCCGGCCCGGTCCGGATGGACGTCGAGCGCCACGTCGTCACGGTCGACGGGGTCGACACCCGGCTGCCGCTCAAGGAGTTCGAGCTGCTCGAGATGTTCCTGCGCAACCCGGGGCGCGTGCTCACCCGCGGTCAGCTGATCGACCGGGTCTGGGGCTCCGACTACGTGGGCGACACCAAGACCCTCGACGTCCACGTCAAGCGGCTGCGCGCCAAGCTCGAGCCCGACCCGTCCGAGCCGAAGTTCCTGGTGACGGTCCGCGGCCTGGGCTACAAGCTCGACCTCTGA